A genomic window from Glycine soja cultivar W05 chromosome 10, ASM419377v2, whole genome shotgun sequence includes:
- the LOC114372497 gene encoding serine/threonine-protein kinase tricorner-like isoform X1 — MDSARSWLQKFQPRDKTRAAGKKKEEDGNGGNQDSNEAIDEALLSSVTKQKVAAAKQYIENHYKEQMKNLQERKERRTILEKKLADADVSEEDQNNLLKFLEKKETEYMRLQRHKMGVEDFELLTMIGKGAFGEVRVCREKTSGHVYAMKKLKKSEMLRRGQVEHVKAERNLLAEVDSNCIVKLYCSFQDDEHLYLIMEYLPGGDMMTLLMRKDILTEDEARFYVGETVLAIESIHKHNYIHRDIKPDNLLLDRYGHLKLSDFGLCKPLDCSTLEENDFSVGQNVNGSTQSSTPKRSQQEQLQHWQINRRTLAYSTVGTPDYIAPEVLLKKGYGMECDWWSLGAIMYEMLVGYPPFYSDDPMLTCRKIVNWKTYLKFPEEARLSPEAKDLISKLLCNVNQRLGSKGADEIKAHPFFKGVEWNKLYQMEAAFIPEVNDELDTQNFEKFDESDSQTQSSSRSGPWRKMLSSKKDLNFVGYTYKNFEIVNDYQVPGMAELKKKQSKPKRPTIKSLFDCESETPEASDTSANDQPAQGSFLKLLPPQLEVSPHRDKNLPPRS, encoded by the exons ATGGATTCTGCAAGGAGTTGGCTTCAGAAGTTCCAGCCTCGAGATAAAACCAGGGCTGCTGGGAAGAAAAAGGAGGAGGATGGTAATGGAGGAAACCAGGATTCGAACGAAGCCATAGATGAAGCATTGCTTTCCAGTGTCACGAAGCAGAAGGTGGCAGCAGCAAAGCAGTACATTGAAAACCATTACAAGGAGCAAATGAAGAACCTTCAGGAGAGGAAGGAGCG TCGAACCATCTTGGAAAAGAAGTTGGCTGATGCTGATGTCTCTGAGGAGGATCAAAACAACCTGCTTAAGTTTTTAGAGAAAAAGGAAACAGAATATATGCGCCTTCAGAGGCATAAGATGGGTGTTGAAGATTTTGAGTTATTGACAATGATTGGAAAAGGCGCATTTGGGGAG GTCAGAGTCTGTAGGGAGAAAACTAGCGGTCACGTATATGCAATGAAAAAGCTGAAAAAATCAGAGATGCTTCGCAGAGGCCAG GTTGAGCATGTTAAAGCCGAAAGGAATCTCCTTGCAGAGGTTGACAGCAATTGCATAGTCAAGCTTTATTGTTCTTTCCAGGATGATGAACATTTGTATCTTATTATGGAGTATCTACCGGGTGGGGATATGATGACTCTACTTATGAGAAAGGATATCTTGACTGAAGATGAAGCCAGATTTTATGTAGGAGAAACAGTTTTAGCTATTGAATCTATACATAAGCACAATTATATACATAG GGATATCAAGCCAGACAACTTATTACTTGATAGATATGGACACTTGAAATTGTCAGATTTTGGACTTTGTAAACCATTAGATTGTAGTACACTTgaagaaaatgatttttctgTGGGTCAGAATGTGAATGGATCTACACAAAGCTCAACTCCTAAACGCTCACAACAGGAACAACTGCAACACTGGCAAATAAACAGGAGAACACTT GCTTATTCCACAGTTGGTACACCAGATTATATTGCTCCAGAAGTTCTTTTGAAGAAAGGTTATGGGATGGAATGTGATTG GTGGTCACTTGGAGCTATTATGTACGAAATGCTGGTGGGATATCCTCCTTTTTATTCTGATGATCCAATGTTAACATGCAGGAAG ATAGTAAATTGGAAAACTTACTTGAAATTTCCTGAAGAAGCTAGGCTATCCCCAGAAGCTAAAGATCTTATTAGTAAACTTTTGTGTAATGTCAATCAAAGGCTGGGgtcaaaaggtgcagatgaaaTAAAG GCTCATCCATTCTTCAAAGGTGTTGAATGGAATAAGTTGTATCAAATGGAAGCTGCATTTATTCCTGAGGTCAATGATGAGTTAGATACTCAGaattttgaaaagtttgatgAG TCTGACAGCCAAACTCAATCATCTTCAAGATCTGGTCCATGGAGGAAG ATGCTTTCATCTAAGAAGGATTTGAATTTTGTTGGATACACTTACAAGAACTTTGAAATTGTAAATGATTATCAAGTTCCCGGGATGG CTGAACTGAAGAAGAAACAGTCCAAACCAAAGAGGCCAACCATCAAGTCACTTTTCG ATTGTGAATCAGAAACACCAGAGGCGTCCGATACGTCTGCAAATGATCAACCTGCTCAAGGAAGCTTTTTGAAGCTCTTGCCACCCCAGTTAGAGGTATCTCCTCATCGCGACAAGAATCTTCCTCCCAGGTCCTAA
- the LOC114372497 gene encoding serine/threonine-protein kinase 38-like isoform X3 produces MRLQRHKMGVEDFELLTMIGKGAFGEVRVCREKTSGHVYAMKKLKKSEMLRRGQVEHVKAERNLLAEVDSNCIVKLYCSFQDDEHLYLIMEYLPGGDMMTLLMRKDILTEDEARFYVGETVLAIESIHKHNYIHRDIKPDNLLLDRYGHLKLSDFGLCKPLDCSTLEENDFSVGQNVNGSTQSSTPKRSQQEQLQHWQINRRTLAYSTVGTPDYIAPEVLLKKGYGMECDWWSLGAIMYEMLVGYPPFYSDDPMLTCRKIVNWKTYLKFPEEARLSPEAKDLISKLLCNVNQRLGSKGADEIKAHPFFKGVEWNKLYQMEAAFIPEVNDELDTQNFEKFDESDSQTQSSSRSGPWRKMLSSKKDLNFVGYTYKNFEIVNDYQVPGMAELKKKQSKPKRPTIKSLFDCESETPEASDTSANDQPAQGSFLKLLPPQLEVSPHRDKNLPPRS; encoded by the exons ATGCGCCTTCAGAGGCATAAGATGGGTGTTGAAGATTTTGAGTTATTGACAATGATTGGAAAAGGCGCATTTGGGGAG GTCAGAGTCTGTAGGGAGAAAACTAGCGGTCACGTATATGCAATGAAAAAGCTGAAAAAATCAGAGATGCTTCGCAGAGGCCAG GTTGAGCATGTTAAAGCCGAAAGGAATCTCCTTGCAGAGGTTGACAGCAATTGCATAGTCAAGCTTTATTGTTCTTTCCAGGATGATGAACATTTGTATCTTATTATGGAGTATCTACCGGGTGGGGATATGATGACTCTACTTATGAGAAAGGATATCTTGACTGAAGATGAAGCCAGATTTTATGTAGGAGAAACAGTTTTAGCTATTGAATCTATACATAAGCACAATTATATACATAG GGATATCAAGCCAGACAACTTATTACTTGATAGATATGGACACTTGAAATTGTCAGATTTTGGACTTTGTAAACCATTAGATTGTAGTACACTTgaagaaaatgatttttctgTGGGTCAGAATGTGAATGGATCTACACAAAGCTCAACTCCTAAACGCTCACAACAGGAACAACTGCAACACTGGCAAATAAACAGGAGAACACTT GCTTATTCCACAGTTGGTACACCAGATTATATTGCTCCAGAAGTTCTTTTGAAGAAAGGTTATGGGATGGAATGTGATTG GTGGTCACTTGGAGCTATTATGTACGAAATGCTGGTGGGATATCCTCCTTTTTATTCTGATGATCCAATGTTAACATGCAGGAAG ATAGTAAATTGGAAAACTTACTTGAAATTTCCTGAAGAAGCTAGGCTATCCCCAGAAGCTAAAGATCTTATTAGTAAACTTTTGTGTAATGTCAATCAAAGGCTGGGgtcaaaaggtgcagatgaaaTAAAG GCTCATCCATTCTTCAAAGGTGTTGAATGGAATAAGTTGTATCAAATGGAAGCTGCATTTATTCCTGAGGTCAATGATGAGTTAGATACTCAGaattttgaaaagtttgatgAG TCTGACAGCCAAACTCAATCATCTTCAAGATCTGGTCCATGGAGGAAG ATGCTTTCATCTAAGAAGGATTTGAATTTTGTTGGATACACTTACAAGAACTTTGAAATTGTAAATGATTATCAAGTTCCCGGGATGG CTGAACTGAAGAAGAAACAGTCCAAACCAAAGAGGCCAACCATCAAGTCACTTTTCG ATTGTGAATCAGAAACACCAGAGGCGTCCGATACGTCTGCAAATGATCAACCTGCTCAAGGAAGCTTTTTGAAGCTCTTGCCACCCCAGTTAGAGGTATCTCCTCATCGCGACAAGAATCTTCCTCCCAGGTCCTAA
- the LOC114372497 gene encoding serine/threonine-protein kinase tricorner-like isoform X2, giving the protein MDSARSWLQKFQPRDKTRAAGKKKEEDGNGGNQDSNEAIDEALLSSVTKQKVAAAKQYIENHYKEQMKNLQERKERRTILEKKLADADVSEEDQNNLLKFLEKKETEYMRLQRHKMGVEDFELLTMIGKGAFGEVRVCREKTSGHVYAMKKLKKSEMLRRGQVEHVKAERNLLAEVDSNCIVKLYCSFQDDEHLYLIMEYLPGGDMMTLLMRKDILTEDEARFYVGETVLAIESIHKHNYIHRDIKPDNLLLDRYGHLKLSDFGLCKPLDCSTLEENDFSVGQNVNGSTQSSTPKRSQQEQLQHWQINRRTLAYSTVGTPDYIAPEVLLKKGYGMECDWWSLGAIMYEMLVGYPPFYSDDPMLTCRKIVNWKTYLKFPEEARLSPEAKDLISKLLCNVNQRLGSKGADEIKAHPFFKGVEWNKLYQMEAAFIPEVNDELDTQNFEKFDESDSQTQSSSRSGPWRKMLSSKKDLNFVGYTYKNFEIVNDYQVPGMAELKKKQSKPKRPTIKSLFETPEASDTSANDQPAQGSFLKLLPPQLEVSPHRDKNLPPRS; this is encoded by the exons ATGGATTCTGCAAGGAGTTGGCTTCAGAAGTTCCAGCCTCGAGATAAAACCAGGGCTGCTGGGAAGAAAAAGGAGGAGGATGGTAATGGAGGAAACCAGGATTCGAACGAAGCCATAGATGAAGCATTGCTTTCCAGTGTCACGAAGCAGAAGGTGGCAGCAGCAAAGCAGTACATTGAAAACCATTACAAGGAGCAAATGAAGAACCTTCAGGAGAGGAAGGAGCG TCGAACCATCTTGGAAAAGAAGTTGGCTGATGCTGATGTCTCTGAGGAGGATCAAAACAACCTGCTTAAGTTTTTAGAGAAAAAGGAAACAGAATATATGCGCCTTCAGAGGCATAAGATGGGTGTTGAAGATTTTGAGTTATTGACAATGATTGGAAAAGGCGCATTTGGGGAG GTCAGAGTCTGTAGGGAGAAAACTAGCGGTCACGTATATGCAATGAAAAAGCTGAAAAAATCAGAGATGCTTCGCAGAGGCCAG GTTGAGCATGTTAAAGCCGAAAGGAATCTCCTTGCAGAGGTTGACAGCAATTGCATAGTCAAGCTTTATTGTTCTTTCCAGGATGATGAACATTTGTATCTTATTATGGAGTATCTACCGGGTGGGGATATGATGACTCTACTTATGAGAAAGGATATCTTGACTGAAGATGAAGCCAGATTTTATGTAGGAGAAACAGTTTTAGCTATTGAATCTATACATAAGCACAATTATATACATAG GGATATCAAGCCAGACAACTTATTACTTGATAGATATGGACACTTGAAATTGTCAGATTTTGGACTTTGTAAACCATTAGATTGTAGTACACTTgaagaaaatgatttttctgTGGGTCAGAATGTGAATGGATCTACACAAAGCTCAACTCCTAAACGCTCACAACAGGAACAACTGCAACACTGGCAAATAAACAGGAGAACACTT GCTTATTCCACAGTTGGTACACCAGATTATATTGCTCCAGAAGTTCTTTTGAAGAAAGGTTATGGGATGGAATGTGATTG GTGGTCACTTGGAGCTATTATGTACGAAATGCTGGTGGGATATCCTCCTTTTTATTCTGATGATCCAATGTTAACATGCAGGAAG ATAGTAAATTGGAAAACTTACTTGAAATTTCCTGAAGAAGCTAGGCTATCCCCAGAAGCTAAAGATCTTATTAGTAAACTTTTGTGTAATGTCAATCAAAGGCTGGGgtcaaaaggtgcagatgaaaTAAAG GCTCATCCATTCTTCAAAGGTGTTGAATGGAATAAGTTGTATCAAATGGAAGCTGCATTTATTCCTGAGGTCAATGATGAGTTAGATACTCAGaattttgaaaagtttgatgAG TCTGACAGCCAAACTCAATCATCTTCAAGATCTGGTCCATGGAGGAAG ATGCTTTCATCTAAGAAGGATTTGAATTTTGTTGGATACACTTACAAGAACTTTGAAATTGTAAATGATTATCAAGTTCCCGGGATGG CTGAACTGAAGAAGAAACAGTCCAAACCAAAGAGGCCAACCATCAAGTCACTTTTCG AAACACCAGAGGCGTCCGATACGTCTGCAAATGATCAACCTGCTCAAGGAAGCTTTTTGAAGCTCTTGCCACCCCAGTTAGAGGTATCTCCTCATCGCGACAAGAATCTTCCTCCCAGGTCCTAA
- the LOC114370509 gene encoding protein SCARECROW-like, translating to MMKVGFEVVHANYNSNMIRPHMHETWDDHYSNNITTSLPFSSPTTPSNPYPKPATENNHCLNMGQNNELCDWMEEQVSDFTKHLVEDFPETTTTSDNLLSNNPTRVNIASHHNLNVPSLLSPKFSQRKPSCLFRPQFESFTNNDPPNFNLHIQTNTSTLDQSQHNVVYDQGLSLITLLMECAVAISVDNLGEAHRMLLELTQVSSPYKASCAERVVAYFAKAMTSRVMNSWLGVCSPLVDHKSINSSFQVFNNISPFIKFAHFTSNQAILEAVSHCDSIHIIDLDIMQGLQWPAFFHILATRMEGKPQVTMTGFGASMELLVETGKQLTNFARRLGMSLKFLPIATKIGEVIDVSTLHVKPGEAVAVHWLQHSLYDATGPDWKTLRLLEELEPRIITLVEQDVNHGGGGSFLDRFVASLHYYSTLFDSLGAYLHNDDENRHRVEHGLLSREINNVLGIGGPKRSEDKFRQWRNELARHCFVKQVPMSANSMAQAQLILNMFSPAYGYSLAQVEGTLRLGWKDTSLYTASAWTCSNSS from the coding sequence ATGATGAAAGTGGGATTTGAGGTGGTTCATGCAAATTATAATTCAAACATGATTCGTCCACACATGCATGAAACATGGGATGATCACTACTCAAATAACATTACTACTTCCTTGCCATTTTCATCTCCAACAACCCCATCAAACCCTTATCCAAAGCCAGCAACAGAAAACAACCATTGCCTCAACATGGGGCAGAATAATGAACTCTGTGATTGGATGGAGGAACAAGTTAGCGACTTCACCAAACACCTTGTTGAAGACTTTCCAGAAACAACAACCACTTCTGATAACTTGCTTTCTAATAACCCAACAAGGGTTAACATTGCTTCCCATCACAACCTTAATGTTCCCTCACTACTTTCACCCAAATTCAGTCAAAGAAAACCCTCATGTTTATTTAGACCCCAGTTTGAGTCCTTCACCAATAATGACCCCCCAAACTTCAATCTTCACATTCAAACAAATACCTCAACTTTAGATCAAAGCCAACACAATGTTGTTTATGATCAAGGGTTGAGCCTAATAACCCTTCTAATGGAGTGTGCAGTGGCAATCTCAGTTGACAACCTAGGTGAGGCTCATAGGATGTTACTAGAGCTAACACAAGTGTCCTCACCCTACAAAGCATCATGTGCTGAACGTGTTGTTGCTTATTTTGCGAAGGCCATGACTAGCAGGGTGATGAATTCATGGCTTGGAGTGTGTTCCCCTTTGGTTGATCACAAAAGCATAAACTCATCATTCCAAGTGTTCAACAACATCTCCCCTTTCATCAAATTTGCTCACTTCACTTCGAACCAAGCAATTCTAGAAGCAGTGAGCCATTGTGACAGCATCCACATAATTGACTTGGACATCATGCAAGGGCTTCAATGGCCAGCTTTTTTCCACATCTTAGCCACAAGAATGGAGGGTAAACCACAGGTAACAATGACAGGTTTTGGAGCCTCAATGGAACTCCTTGTTGAAACAGGAAAACAGCTCACAAACTTTGCAAGAAGGCTTGGCATGTCACTGAAATTCCTCCCTATTGCAACAAAGATTGGTGAAGTAATTGATGTGTCCACGCTTCATGTGAAGCCTGGTGAGGCAGTGGCAGTGCACTGGCTTCAGCATTCACTGTATGATGCAACTGGACCTGATTGGAAAACATTGAGGCTCCTTGAGGAGTTGGAGCCAAGAATCATCACCTTGGTGGAGCAAGATGTGAACCATGGAGGAGGAGGGTCTTTCTTAGACCGTTTTGTTGCTTCCTTGCACTACTACTCCACCCTCTTTGATTCCCTTGGAGCATACTTGCACAATGATGATGAAAACCGGCACCGTGTCGAGCATGGCCTTCTCTCCAGAGAGATCAACAATGTGTTGGGCATAGGAGGACCTAAGAGGAGTGAAGACAAGTTTAGGCAGTGGAGGAATGAGCTTGCTAGGCACTGTTTTGTGAAGCAGGTTCCAATGAGTGCCAATTCAATGGCTCAAGCACAATTGATATTGAACATGTTTTCACCTGCTTATGGGTATAGCCTTGCACAAGTTGAGGGAACTTTAAGGCTTGGATGGAAGGATACTAGCTTGTACACAGCTTCTGCATGGACCTGCAGTAATTCTAGCTAG